CATTTTCCGCATTCATTTATTTTATACAAGCCGAAAGACATAGTGAGTGGTGATTTCTATTGGATGTACGAAGAAAAAAGCAATGACAATTTTTATATTGCGGCTGCTGACTGCACAGGTCACGGAGTTCCCGGAGCATTTATGTCACTTCTTGGATTTATCATGCTTGATGAAATTGTCAGGAACGTGCACGTTACTCCTGCTGAAATATTAAAAGAAGTAAACACGCAGTTAATGGACATGCTTCATCAAAACATTGAAAACACTACTGGGAAATTCGGAATGGATATTGCGCTGATAAAATACGACAAGCTGAGCAAAGAAATTATTTATGCCGGTGCGCATAATCCTCTGATAATAATAAACAACGGGCAAGTGAATGAAGTAAAAGCAGATAAAATTTCTATTGGAACAACTACCAGCTGTTCCTTCACCAACAATACAGTTCAGGCAAAAGAAGGTGATATGATTTATCTTTATTCGGACGGATACCAGGACCAGATTGGCGGTGAGAAAAGAAAAAAGTTCCTGGCGTTTCACCTAAGGGAACTGTTACAGCAAATTCATGCGCTTGATCCTGAAAAACAAAAAGAAGCTCTTGATAAAAAACACAATGAATGGCGGGGCGCCACTGAACAAACAGATGACATTTTGATAATCGGATTAAAAGTTTAATGATTATGAAACAAAAACGAACCCTGCACATCATCGGCATAATAAGCATTTTCTTACTCTCAGCCATTCATCCTTCCGCTAACGGGCAAAATGTAGAATTCGAAAAAGCTAATTTTCCTAATGACAAGAACGGATTGAAAGCAGCCAAACGAAATATTGAAGAAGGAGACAGTTATTTTCAAATGGGGCACCAGATGTACAATTATGCATTGCCTCTTTATCTGAAGGCAGATACTTTCAATCCCAAGAATGCCCTGCTCAATTACAAAATAGGAGTTTGCTACATCTTTTCCCCTTATAAGCAAAAAGCAATATCCCATCTGGAAACATCTTATCAGCTGAATCCCACTGTTGCTAAGGATATTCACTACTACCTTGGCAGGGCGTATCATCTGGATATGGATTGGGACAAATCCATCAAAGAATATCAAACTTACAAAGCAGATGTATTGAAGCCGGAAGATAAAGAAGACCTGGATGACGTGGATAAAAAAATCACCGAGTGTAAAAACGGAATTGAGCTGGTAAAAAATCCTGTAGAGGTAATTATCAGCAATGTGGGCACTGAAATAAATTCGCCCTATCCCGATTATCATCCTGTCATCTCTGCAGACGAATCGGTTATGATGTTTACTTCGCGCAGAGATAATACTACCGGTGGAGGCATTGAGCCGGGCGACCAGATGTATTATGAAGACATTTATATTTCAACCAACGAAAGCGGGAAATGGTCTCCTGCAAAAAACATGGGCAAGCCCGTGAACACAGAGAACCGCCATGACGCAACGCTTGCCTTAACAGCAGACGGGCAAAAACTTTTTATCTATCTTGATGATACAAGGCAAGGAAGCGGAAATATTTATGAGTGCCAGCAAAAGGGCGCTCTTTGGGAAAAACCGGAAAAGATGAGCGACATGATTAACACACCCTATCACGAATCCTCCGCATCGCTTTCTTCAGACGGAAACACCTTGTATTTCGTGAGCAACAAAGAAGGAGGATTGGGCAAGCACGACATCTACCGTGCTGTATGGGATAAAAAAAAGAAATTATGGAAACCTGCAGAAAACCTTGGTCCTGTAATCAATACTCCCTATGAAGAATATGGCGGTGTGTTTATTCATCCGGATGGAAAAACTCTTTACTTCAGCAGTCAGGGACATAATTCCATGGGGGGCTTTGATATTTTCAAATCAGTCTGGAACAAAAAAACAAAGAAATGGTCAAAGCCGGAAAATATGGGTTATCCGATAAACACTGCCGATAATGATATTGACTATGTGGTGTCGGCAAGCGGCAAGCATGCTTATTATTCTTCTTTCAAGGCAGACGGTTACGGGGAACAAGATATTTATAAAATTTCTTTTGGAAAAGAAGAAGAAGCAGCCACTGCCAAAGTAACCATTCTCAAAGGAACCATCTTTGATGCTTTGACCAAGGAACTGCTTGAAGCAGATATTGAACTTGTTGATAACCGGGCAAATCAGGTTATTGCCACATTTAAATCCAATAGCGCTACCGGAAAATACCTTGTCACACTTCCTTCAGGAGGGAATTATGGCATTGCGGTAAAGAAAGAAGGGTATCTATTTCACTCCGAAAATTTTGACATCCTTGATACTGCCGCCTACAACGAAGTGGTGAAAGACATTGAGCTAAAGAGCCTTTCCGTTGGAAGCAAGATCGTGCTAAACAATATTTTCTTTGACTTTGACAAAGCAACGCTGCGCCCCGAATCCACCTCCGAACTCGAACGCCTCACTCAACTGATCACCGATATTCCTACTATGAAAATTGAAATTGCCGGACATACCGACAGTAAAGGAGAAGACGACTATAACCTGAAACTTTCACAGTCGCGCGCACAGGCAGTGGTGGACTATCTTCTGAAAAAAGGCATTGTCAAAAACCGCCTGGTTGCAAAGGGCTATGGCGAAACAAAACCAATTGCAACAAATGATACCGATGAAGGCAGGCAATTAAACAGAAGAACAGAGTTTGAAATTTTGAGTAAATAGTTTGATGAGCTTATCATGAAAACGAATATCTAATCTTAATAATACATGAAACCTATTTCTTTTTTCTTGCTTCTGTTCCTATTCCGTGTATCTCTTTTTTCACAGAATGTTGAGTTTGAAAAAGCTAATTTCCCCAATGATAAAAGCGGACTGAAAGATGCAAAAAGAAATATTGATGATGGAGATTCCTACTTTAACAAATCCCAGAAAGAAGGATACCGGCTGTACAATTTAGCCCTGCCTCTTTATGTCAAGGCAAATAATTTCAATTCTAATAATGGCTTGCTGAATTACAAAATCGGAGTTTGTTACCTTAACTCCGCCTTTAAACAAAAAGCGCTTCCGTTTTTAGAAAAAGCATACAAATTAAATCCCACTGCAGGAGAAAACATACGCTACTATCTTGGGCAGGCCTATCAGATGAACATGGATTGGGATAAAGCAATTCAGCGTTATCAGGAATACAAAGCAGCTATTAAGCCGGAAGACCAAGCATCCAAGACAGATGTTGAGAAAAAACTAACTGAATGCAGAAACGGAATCGAACTGGTAAAAAACCCGGTGCTGGTTTTCATTGATAATGCCGGCACTGAAATAAATTCTCAATATCCTGATTATGCCCCCGTAATTTCTGCCGATGAAGCGGTGATGATGTTTACCTCAAGGAGAAATAACACTTCCGGGGGAGGCATTGATGAAAATGACCAGATGTATTATGAAGATATTTATATCTCAAACGGTGAAAACGGCAATTGGAGCATGGCGAACAACATGGGCAAACCCGTTAATACAGAAAACCGGCACGAT
This Bacteroidota bacterium DNA region includes the following protein-coding sequences:
- a CDS encoding OmpA family protein, translating into MKQKRTLHIIGIISIFLLSAIHPSANGQNVEFEKANFPNDKNGLKAAKRNIEEGDSYFQMGHQMYNYALPLYLKADTFNPKNALLNYKIGVCYIFSPYKQKAISHLETSYQLNPTVAKDIHYYLGRAYHLDMDWDKSIKEYQTYKADVLKPEDKEDLDDVDKKITECKNGIELVKNPVEVIISNVGTEINSPYPDYHPVISADESVMMFTSRRDNTTGGGIEPGDQMYYEDIYISTNESGKWSPAKNMGKPVNTENRHDATLALTADGQKLFIYLDDTRQGSGNIYECQQKGALWEKPEKMSDMINTPYHESSASLSSDGNTLYFVSNKEGGLGKHDIYRAVWDKKKKLWKPAENLGPVINTPYEEYGGVFIHPDGKTLYFSSQGHNSMGGFDIFKSVWNKKTKKWSKPENMGYPINTADNDIDYVVSASGKHAYYSSFKADGYGEQDIYKISFGKEEEAATAKVTILKGTIFDALTKELLEADIELVDNRANQVIATFKSNSATGKYLVTLPSGGNYGIAVKKEGYLFHSENFDILDTAAYNEVVKDIELKSLSVGSKIVLNNIFFDFDKATLRPESTSELERLTQLITDIPTMKIEIAGHTDSKGEDDYNLKLSQSRAQAVVDYLLKKGIVKNRLVAKGYGETKPIATNDTDEGRQLNRRTEFEILSK